The Procambarus clarkii isolate CNS0578487 chromosome 24, FALCON_Pclarkii_2.0, whole genome shotgun sequence genome includes a region encoding these proteins:
- the LOC138367941 gene encoding calphotin-like has protein sequence MCHNTTTRPAAAADTTRPVVAADTTRPAAADTTRPVAADTTRPVAAADTTRPVVAADTTRPVVADTTRPAAAADTTRPVAADTTRPVVAADTTRPVVAADTTRPVVAADTTRPVVAADTTRPVVAADTTRPVVADTTRPAAAADTTRPVVADTTRPVVADTTRPVVAADTTRPVAADTTTLSSFS, from the coding sequence ATGTGTCACAATACGACCACccgaccagctgctgctgctgacaccaCCCGACCAGTTGTTGCTGCTGACACCACccgaccagctgctgctgacaccACCCGACCAGTTGCTGCTGACACCACCCGACCAGTTGCTGCTGCTGACACCACCCGACCAGTTGTTGCTGCTGACACCACCCGACCAGTTGTTGCTGACACCACccgaccagctgctgctgctgacaccaCCCGACCAGTTGCTGCTGACACCACCCGACCAGTTGTTGCTGCTGACACCACCCGACCAGTTGTTGCTGCTGACACCACCCGACCAGTTGTTGCTGCTGACACCACCCGACCAGTTGTTGCTGCTGACACCACCCGACCAGTTGTTGCTGCTGACACCACCCGACCAGTTGTTGCTGACACCACccgaccagctgctgctgctgacaccaCCCGACCAGTTGTTGCTGACACCACCCGACCAGTTGTTGCTGACACCACCCGACCGGTTGTTGCTGCTGACACCACCCGACCAGTTGCTGCTGACACCACCACCTTGTCTTCCTTCAGCTGA